A genome region from Glycine max cultivar Williams 82 chromosome 5, Glycine_max_v4.0, whole genome shotgun sequence includes the following:
- the LOC100779210 gene encoding acetolactate synthase small subunit 2, chloroplastic encodes MATTLTPIQTLKFCSPNPKPLFTPKPLFSPKPPSISTPHTFRADKLSLSVSAATSSSNGPPSPPSPARSKVRRHTISVFVGDESGMINRIAGVFARRGYNIESLAVGLNEDRALFTIVVSGTDKVLRQVMEQLQKLVNVLKVEDLSREPQVERELMLIKVHADPKHHAELKWLVDIFRAKIVDISEHSVTIEVTGDPGKMAAVQRNFSKFGIKEIARTGKIALRREKMGASAPFWRYSAASYPDLEGRTPVNALVGAKNMKPVAKLDTPVGGDVYPIEPSDGFTVNQVLDAHWGVLNDEDTSGIRSHTLSMLVNDAPGVLNIVTGVFARRGYNIQSLAVGHAEVEGLSRLTTVVPGTDESISKLVQQLYKLVELHEVRDITHLPFAERELMLIKIAVNAAARRDVLDIASIFRAKAVDVSDHTITLELTGDLDKMVALQRLLEPYGICEVARTGRIALVRESGVDSKYLRGYSYPL; translated from the exons ATGGCAACCACTCTCACTCCAATCCAAACCCTCAAATTCTGTTCTCCCAATCCCAAACCTCTCTTCACTCCCAAACCTCTCTTCTCTCCCAAACCTCCTTCCATCTCCACACCTCACACCTTCCGCGCCGATAAACTCTCTCTCTCCGTCTCCGCCGCCACCTCCTCCTCCAACGGTCCTCCCTCTCCTCCCTCCCCCGCTCGCTCAAA GGTTCGTCGACACACGATTTCCGTGTTCGTCGGCGATGAGAGCGGAATGATAAACCGGATTGCCGGCGTGTTCGCTAGGAGAGGATACAACATCGAATCCCTCGCGGTTGGCCTCAATGAGGACAGGGCTCTCTTCACCATCGTCGTGTCAGGGACCGATAAGGTGCTGCGCCAAGTCATGGAGCAGCTTCAGAAACTCGTCAATGTCTTAAAG GTAGAGGATCTTTCGAGGGAACCACAGGTGGAACGTGAACTGATGCTCATAAAAGTGCATGCGGATCCGAAACACCATGCGGAG TTGAAGTGGTTGGTGGACATCTTCAGAGCTAAGATTGTGGATATCTCGGAACATTCGGTGACAATTGAG GTAACTGGAGATCCAGGGAAGATGGCTGCGGTTCAAAGAAATTTCAGCAAGTTTGGAATTAAAGAAATAGCCAGAACTGGAAAG ATTGCATTAAGAAGGGAAAAGATGGGTGCATCTGCTCCATTTTGGCGGTATTCAGCTGCTTCTTATCCAGATCTTGAAGGAAGAACACCTGTTAATGCCCTTGTGGGAGCAAAAAATATGAAACCTGTTGCCAAACTTGATACACCTGTGGGG GGAGATGTTTATCCTATAGAACCATCAGATGGTTTTACAGTCAATCAAGTTCTTGACGCTCACTGGGGTGTCCTCAATGATGAAGAT ACCAGTGGAATTCGATCACACACGTTATCCATGCTTGTGAACGATGCTCCTGGAGTTCTAAACATTGTTACAGGAGTTTTTGCTAGAAGAGGCTATAACATTCag AGTTTAGCTGTAGGACATGCAGAAGTTGAAGGACTTTCTCGACTTACAACTGTGGTTCCTGGGACAGATGAGTCAATTAGCAAGTTGGTGCAGCAACTCTATAAGCTAGTAGAGCTACATGAG GTTCGTGATATCACCCACTTGCCATTTGCTGAGCGAGAATTGATGCTAATAAAGATTGCTGTAAATGCTGCTGCACGGCGTGATGTCCTTGATATTGCTAGCATTTTCCGGGCTAAAGCTGTCGATGTATCTGATCACACAATAACTCTGGAG CTTACTGGAGATTTGGACAAGATGGTTGCATTACAGAGATTGTTAGAACCATATGGCATTTGTGAG GTGGCACGAACTGGGCGAATTGCTCTAGTCCGCGAGTCCGGTGTGGACTCCAAGTACTTGCGTGGATACTCTTATCCTTTGTAA